In one window of Xiphophorus hellerii strain 12219 chromosome 23, Xiphophorus_hellerii-4.1, whole genome shotgun sequence DNA:
- the cxcl14 gene encoding C-X-C motif chemokine 14: protein MHRCKVALLLLLVILHFLSAEAYKCRCTRKGPKIRYKDVQKLEIKPKHPFCQEKMIFVTMENISRFKGQEYCLHPNLQSTKNLVKWFRIWKDKHRVYEA, encoded by the exons ATGCATCGGTGCAAAGTGgcgctactgctgctgctggtcatcCTGCACTTCCTGAGCGCAGAAG CCTATAAGTGCAGATGCACCAGAAAAGGACCAAAGATCAGATATAAGGATGTGCAGAAGCTGGAGATCAAACCCAAACATCCCTTCTGCCAAGAGAAGATGATATT CGTAACCATGGAGAACATCTCTCGGTTCAAAGGTCAGGAGTACTGCCTGCACCCCAACCTTCAGAGCACCAAGAACCTGGTCAAATGGTTCCGCATCTGGAAGGACAAACACAG ggttTATGAAGCCTGA